A section of the Streptomyces sp. NBC_00178 genome encodes:
- the pgm gene encoding phosphoglucomutase (alpha-D-glucose-1,6-bisphosphate-dependent), with protein sequence MVHERAGRPAQAGDLVDVARLVTAYYSVHPDPSEPGQRVAFGTSGHRGSALAAAFNEDHIAATTQAICEYRREQGTDGPLFLGADTHALSEPARVTAVEVLAANGATVLIDADDGYTPTPAVSHAILTYNRDRTGGLADGIVVTPSHNPPGDGGFKYNPPHGGPAGSDATSWIQDRANALVEGGLKEVRRIPYARALAAGTTGRHDFLTGYVDDLPAVLDLDAVRDAGIRIGADPLGGASVAYWGRIAERHRLDLTVVNPLADPTWRFMTLDWDGKIRMDCSSPHAMASLIEQRDAYTIATGNDADADRHGIVTPDGGLMNPNHYLAVAIRYLYSHRDGWPAGTGIGKTLVSSSMIDRVAADLGRRLVEVPVGFKWFVDGLFGGTLGFGGEESAGASFLRRDGRVWTTDKDGILLALLASEITAVTGSTPSQHYAELTARFGDPAYARVDAPATREQKAVLARLSPEQVRADTLAGEPITAVLTEAPGNGAAMGGLKVCTDSAWFAARPSGTEDVYKVYAESFQGPEHLATVQDEARALVSDALGSTG encoded by the coding sequence ATGGTTCACGAACGGGCCGGCCGGCCGGCGCAGGCCGGCGATCTGGTGGATGTGGCACGGCTGGTGACGGCCTACTACTCCGTCCACCCCGATCCGTCCGAGCCCGGCCAGCGCGTGGCGTTCGGAACCTCGGGCCACCGCGGTTCGGCCCTGGCGGCCGCGTTCAACGAGGACCACATCGCCGCCACCACCCAGGCCATCTGCGAGTACCGGCGAGAGCAGGGCACCGACGGTCCGCTGTTCCTCGGCGCCGACACCCACGCGCTGTCCGAACCCGCGAGGGTCACGGCAGTCGAGGTCCTCGCGGCCAACGGCGCGACCGTCCTGATCGACGCGGACGACGGCTACACGCCCACCCCGGCCGTCTCGCACGCGATCCTGACGTACAACCGCGACCGTACCGGCGGTCTCGCGGACGGCATCGTGGTCACCCCGTCGCACAACCCTCCCGGGGACGGCGGCTTCAAGTACAACCCGCCGCACGGCGGCCCCGCCGGATCGGACGCCACCTCGTGGATCCAGGACCGCGCCAACGCCCTGGTCGAGGGCGGGCTGAAGGAGGTCCGGCGGATCCCCTACGCCCGGGCGCTCGCCGCCGGGACCACGGGCCGCCACGACTTCCTGACCGGCTATGTCGACGACCTCCCGGCCGTGCTCGACCTGGACGCCGTGCGCGACGCCGGGATCAGGATCGGCGCCGACCCGCTGGGCGGCGCATCGGTCGCCTACTGGGGGCGGATCGCCGAGCGGCACCGCCTCGACCTCACGGTCGTCAACCCGCTCGCCGATCCCACCTGGCGGTTCATGACGCTGGACTGGGACGGGAAGATCCGGATGGACTGCTCGTCGCCGCACGCCATGGCCTCACTGATCGAGCAGCGCGACGCCTACACCATCGCCACCGGCAACGACGCCGACGCCGACCGGCACGGCATCGTCACGCCCGACGGCGGGCTGATGAATCCCAACCACTACCTGGCCGTGGCGATCCGCTACCTCTACTCGCACCGCGACGGCTGGCCGGCCGGTACCGGCATCGGAAAGACGCTGGTCTCCTCCTCCATGATCGACCGGGTCGCCGCGGACCTCGGACGGCGACTCGTCGAGGTCCCGGTGGGCTTCAAGTGGTTCGTCGACGGGCTGTTCGGCGGAACCCTGGGCTTCGGCGGCGAGGAGTCGGCCGGCGCGTCCTTCCTGCGCCGCGACGGCCGGGTGTGGACGACCGACAAGGACGGGATCCTGCTCGCCCTCCTCGCCTCGGAGATCACCGCCGTCACGGGCTCCACGCCCTCGCAGCACTACGCCGAACTCACGGCGCGCTTCGGCGACCCCGCCTACGCCCGGGTCGACGCGCCCGCGACCCGTGAGCAGAAGGCCGTGCTGGCCAGGCTGTCGCCCGAACAGGTCCGCGCGGACACACTGGCCGGTGAGCCCATCACCGCCGTGCTCACCGAGGCCCCGGGCAACGGCGCGGCGATGGGAGGGCTCAAGGTGTGTACCGACAGCGCCTGGTTCGCGGCACGTCCTTCCGGCACGGAGGACGTCTACAAGGTGTACGCGGAGAGTTTCCAGGGGCCGGAGCACCTCGCCACGGTCCAGGACGAGGCCCGCGCCCTCGTCTCCGACGCACTGGGCTCCACGGGCTGA